The following are from one region of the Veillonella nakazawae genome:
- a CDS encoding EutP/PduV family microcompartment system protein: protein MSTEKKEKRILLVGRSGCGKTTLADTITHGSATYHKTQAITRVGNFIDTPGEYMENPNYYRGIILHAYDADVVIFMIPAGDETTIFPPNFGNSLNREVIGVVSKVDTGKDVEAPRRNLKLAGATNIFEISVHDEESLKQLCNYIYG from the coding sequence ATGAGCACCGAAAAGAAAGAAAAACGTATCCTTCTAGTAGGTCGTAGCGGTTGTGGTAAGACTACATTAGCAGATACGATTACTCATGGCTCGGCTACGTATCATAAGACACAAGCCATAACGAGAGTGGGAAACTTCATCGATACCCCTGGAGAATATATGGAGAATCCTAATTACTATCGAGGCATTATCTTGCACGCCTATGATGCGGACGTAGTGATTTTCATGATTCCTGCAGGTGATGAAACAACCATATTCCCACCAAACTTTGGAAACTCCTTAAATCGCGAGGTTATAGGGGTTGTATCAAAGGTGGACACGGGTAAAGATGTTGAGGCGCCTCGGCGCAATCTTAAACTAGCGGGAGCCACTAATATTTTTGAAATATCAGTTCACGACGAAGAGTCGTTAAAACAATTATGTAACTACATATACGGTTAG
- the pduA gene encoding propanediol utilization microcompartment protein PduA, translating to MNNALGMVETKGLVGAIEAADAMVKAANVTLEGTEKIGSGLVTVMVRGDVGAVKAAVDAGCAAAQKVGEVVSTHVIPRPHSDVELILPKKG from the coding sequence ATGAATAACGCATTAGGCATGGTAGAAACAAAAGGTTTAGTAGGCGCAATTGAAGCGGCTGACGCAATGGTAAAAGCAGCTAACGTTACATTAGAAGGTACTGAAAAAATCGGTTCCGGTCTTGTAACAGTAATGGTTCGCGGTGATGTAGGCGCTGTAAAAGCAGCTGTTGATGCAGGCTGTGCAGCAGCACAAAAAGTAGGTGAAGTAGTATCTACTCATGTAATTCCACGCCCTCATAGCGATGTAGAATTGATCTTACCTAAGAAAGGATAA
- the eutJ gene encoding ethanolamine utilization protein EutJ yields the protein MMKGLKKANNTLQEFSDLVESKQVSSHNQKNLRVGIDLGTSSIVLSVVNDKGKPIYGAFEYNESIRDGLVVDYVGAVTITRALKAKAEAALGTELVYAAAAVPPGTIGKNKEVVGHVLESAGFEVTCILDEPTAAANVLGITDGAVIDVGGGTTGISILKDGRVVYTVDEPTGGTHMNLVISGAYGISIPEAEAYKRNEANKRDVYATIRPVVEKMAAISKRALQEGGYEKGTPIVVVGGASNFEEFTKTFSQYIGLPVDKPLYPEFVTPLGIAMGSEH from the coding sequence ATGATGAAAGGTTTGAAAAAGGCAAATAATACCTTGCAAGAGTTCTCTGATCTTGTAGAGTCCAAACAAGTGAGCTCTCATAATCAAAAGAATTTACGCGTAGGCATTGACCTTGGTACATCATCTATTGTCCTATCCGTAGTAAACGATAAAGGTAAACCTATATATGGTGCTTTTGAATACAACGAATCTATTCGAGATGGCCTTGTAGTTGACTATGTGGGAGCTGTTACAATTACGAGAGCTTTAAAGGCTAAGGCGGAAGCCGCCTTAGGCACAGAGCTTGTATATGCCGCAGCAGCTGTTCCACCTGGAACGATAGGCAAGAATAAAGAGGTAGTAGGTCATGTTCTTGAAAGTGCCGGTTTTGAAGTAACCTGCATTTTAGACGAGCCTACCGCTGCTGCTAATGTGCTCGGAATCACCGATGGCGCTGTTATCGACGTCGGTGGTGGTACTACGGGCATAAGCATTTTAAAAGATGGCCGAGTTGTATATACCGTAGATGAGCCTACAGGAGGCACCCATATGAACCTTGTAATTAGCGGGGCCTATGGCATCTCTATTCCTGAAGCGGAGGCCTATAAGCGCAATGAAGCAAATAAACGCGATGTATATGCAACCATACGGCCTGTGGTTGAAAAAATGGCAGCTATTTCTAAGCGTGCGTTACAAGAGGGTGGCTATGAAAAGGGGACTCCCATTGTTGTTGTAGGTGGTGCTTCTAATTTTGAGGAGTTTACAAAAACTTTCAGTCAATATATAGGATTACCCGTAGATAAGCCATTATACCCAGAGTTTGTAACGCCCTTAGGGATTGCCATGGGAAGTGAGCATTAA
- the pduB gene encoding propanediol utilization microcompartment protein PduB has product MADTKSMVDEILKRVLMRIDSADLSTTSGATSNASCASAPVSSPAVSQLQTSMITEHVGSTTTGDTIGLVIANVDSQVLEAMKLTKSYRSIGILGSRTGAGPQIMAADEAVKATNTEIVSIELARDMKGGAGSGSLIIFGGDDVSDVRRSVEVALRELERTFGEVYMNDAGHVEVQYTARAGEALVTAFGTPEGKAFGLLVGAPAAIGVVMADTAVKSANVDVVDYQSPSSSDMSNEVVLLISGDSGAVKQAVKAARDVGLALLETMGERPKNKGNAYII; this is encoded by the coding sequence ATGGCCGATACTAAAAGTATGGTAGATGAGATTTTAAAGCGCGTATTGATGCGTATCGATAGTGCTGATTTAAGCACAACTTCAGGCGCGACTAGTAATGCATCATGTGCTTCGGCACCTGTAAGTTCACCTGCTGTAAGTCAACTACAAACTTCTATGATTACTGAACACGTAGGTAGCACTACAACAGGCGATACGATTGGTCTCGTAATTGCCAATGTTGATAGTCAAGTATTGGAAGCTATGAAGCTCACTAAGTCATATCGATCCATCGGTATCTTAGGTTCACGTACAGGTGCAGGGCCGCAAATTATGGCCGCTGATGAAGCTGTAAAAGCAACGAATACAGAGATTGTTAGCATTGAACTGGCCCGTGATATGAAAGGTGGCGCTGGTTCTGGTTCCCTTATCATATTTGGTGGCGATGACGTATCCGATGTAAGACGTTCTGTGGAAGTAGCATTACGTGAATTAGAACGCACCTTTGGCGAAGTATATATGAATGACGCAGGCCATGTGGAGGTCCAATATACAGCGCGTGCAGGAGAAGCCTTAGTCACTGCTTTTGGGACACCAGAAGGTAAAGCCTTTGGGTTATTAGTAGGTGCCCCAGCAGCAATAGGTGTAGTTATGGCAGATACAGCAGTTAAATCAGCTAATGTAGATGTGGTAGATTATCAGTCTCCATCGAGCTCAGATATGTCAAATGAAGTTGTTTTACTAATTTCTGGTGACTCTGGCGCTGTTAAACAAGCTGTAAAAGCAGCACGTGATGTGGGGTTAGCGTTACTAGAAACTATGGGAGAAAGACCTAAAAACAAAGGTAATGCTTACATTATCTAA
- the eutS gene encoding ethanolamine utilization microcompartment protein EutS — translation MAFQEVIDAKQRIIQEFVPGKQVTIAHVIANPKPDLFRKMGLEEKGRNAIGILTITPGEGTIIAADIASKSGDIEIGFIDRFSGALLITGDVSAVESALRSVIEGLQRILGFFPTDLTRS, via the coding sequence ATGGCCTTTCAAGAGGTAATTGATGCAAAACAGCGCATCATTCAAGAGTTTGTACCCGGAAAGCAGGTTACGATAGCTCATGTTATTGCCAATCCTAAGCCAGATCTATTTAGAAAAATGGGGCTTGAGGAAAAAGGACGCAATGCTATTGGAATTCTTACCATAACACCTGGCGAAGGGACCATTATTGCAGCCGATATTGCAAGTAAATCTGGTGATATCGAAATCGGTTTCATCGATAGATTTTCGGGGGCACTTCTCATAACTGGTGATGTATCTGCTGTTGAATCTGCTTTGCGCAGCGTAATTGAAGGTCTGCAACGCATATTAGGATTCTTTCCAACGGATTTAACAAGATCCTAA
- a CDS encoding BMC domain-containing protein — MVKDSLGLLEVAGLLGAITASDAMVKAANVRLIGIEKARGLGWMTVKVTGDVAAVEAAVQTGVAITKGMNLYVAHKVIPRPAEGLVESFNDDFTDKPAKVADETEKPQLDKKVVEVLDEIVSTIMEPKSSKSTGTKKITPKKNTKKK; from the coding sequence ATGGTGAAAGATTCACTAGGGTTACTAGAAGTAGCTGGTTTGCTGGGGGCTATCACCGCATCAGATGCAATGGTTAAAGCTGCAAATGTACGGCTCATAGGAATAGAAAAGGCGAGAGGACTTGGCTGGATGACCGTAAAGGTAACTGGTGATGTGGCAGCTGTTGAAGCAGCTGTTCAAACAGGTGTGGCGATTACAAAAGGTATGAACTTGTATGTAGCTCACAAAGTAATTCCTCGACCTGCAGAAGGCTTAGTCGAATCCTTTAATGATGATTTTACAGATAAGCCGGCTAAGGTAGCTGATGAAACAGAGAAACCCCAATTAGATAAAAAGGTTGTTGAGGTGTTAGATGAGATAGTATCTACGATCATGGAACCGAAAAGTTCTAAATCAACAGGTACAAAGAAAATAACACCAAAGAAAAACACTAAAAAGAAATAA
- a CDS encoding EutN/CcmL family microcompartment protein, which yields MQVGKVVGSIVSTQKHESLKGMKLMMVDILDGEQELTGRIEIAVDTVCAGEGEYVLLTRGSSARHIFEDDKGTAVDCAIVGIIDSFEK from the coding sequence ATGCAAGTCGGTAAAGTTGTGGGTAGTATCGTATCTACTCAAAAGCATGAATCTCTAAAGGGAATGAAACTGATGATGGTAGATATTCTCGATGGAGAACAAGAGTTGACGGGGCGCATAGAAATCGCCGTCGATACAGTATGTGCTGGTGAAGGTGAATATGTGCTTCTAACTCGAGGCTCATCGGCACGGCATATTTTCGAAGATGATAAAGGCACCGCAGTAGATTGCGCTATTGTGGGTATTATTGATAGTTTTGAAAAATAA
- a CDS encoding aldehyde dehydrogenase family protein, translating to MMENNTQLKEMIRSMVIDILQGQKQEMASSQPIKQAPRGQVEPGVFDTVDEAIQAAKAAQARFEDCTLATREKVIADIRAAMRPRVQELAQKTVDETGMGRVADKVLKLNLTLNKTPGVEDLVTECETGDNGMTLYELSAYGVIGAITPSTNPAETLICNSIGMLAAGNAIFFSVHPGAKNLSRELVSELNQVIAKSIGIENLIVTLREPSIESAQEMMLHPDVSLLVVTGGPGVVKQALQSGKKVIGAGAGNPPAFVDETADIKKAAQDIVLGASLDNNILCIAEKSVVAMRQIEPQLVQEMVKAGCILLENQQDIQRLVDLTVLPNGTPNKKFVGKNASVILDAAHIPYNGDPRLIIMRAPKNHPFAVIEMLMPILPVVTVDSFDEGLDVCLMLEAGLHHTATMHSLNMERLNRMARKMKTSIFVKNGPSYAGLGFSGEGTTTFTIATPTGESTTSARCFARRRRCCLTTGFNIR from the coding sequence ATGATGGAAAACAATACACAGTTGAAAGAAATGATCCGCTCCATGGTTATAGATATATTACAGGGGCAAAAGCAAGAAATGGCCTCATCACAACCTATTAAACAAGCGCCTAGAGGTCAAGTTGAGCCAGGTGTATTTGATACGGTTGATGAAGCAATTCAAGCTGCAAAAGCAGCGCAAGCACGCTTTGAAGATTGTACCTTGGCAACCCGTGAAAAGGTAATAGCAGACATCCGTGCTGCTATGCGTCCACGAGTGCAAGAGTTGGCTCAGAAAACCGTTGACGAAACGGGGATGGGTCGCGTTGCGGATAAAGTACTAAAATTAAACCTTACACTAAATAAAACACCGGGCGTAGAAGACCTTGTTACAGAGTGTGAAACTGGTGATAATGGTATGACATTATATGAATTATCAGCCTATGGTGTCATCGGTGCTATAACGCCAAGTACGAATCCGGCAGAAACATTAATATGTAATTCCATCGGTATGCTGGCGGCCGGAAATGCTATATTCTTTAGCGTTCATCCAGGCGCCAAGAATTTGAGTCGAGAGCTTGTTAGTGAGCTCAATCAAGTTATTGCTAAATCGATTGGCATTGAAAACCTTATTGTTACACTTCGAGAGCCATCTATTGAGTCTGCTCAAGAGATGATGCTACATCCAGATGTGAGCCTATTAGTTGTTACTGGAGGTCCTGGCGTAGTAAAACAAGCGCTTCAAAGTGGTAAAAAGGTTATCGGTGCTGGTGCAGGCAATCCACCGGCCTTTGTAGATGAAACGGCAGATATTAAAAAGGCCGCTCAAGATATTGTTCTCGGCGCTAGTCTAGATAATAATATTCTATGTATCGCTGAAAAGAGCGTTGTAGCCATGCGTCAAATTGAGCCACAGCTAGTTCAAGAAATGGTAAAAGCAGGTTGTATTCTCCTTGAAAATCAACAGGATATTCAACGCCTAGTCGATTTAACAGTGTTGCCAAATGGGACACCAAATAAAAAATTTGTCGGTAAAAATGCAAGCGTTATTCTTGATGCAGCACATATTCCGTACAATGGTGATCCACGGTTAATTATCATGCGGGCTCCAAAAAATCATCCCTTTGCAGTAATTGAGATGTTAATGCCTATTTTACCTGTTGTTACAGTAGATAGCTTTGACGAAGGTCTTGATGTATGCTTGATGTTAGAAGCAGGCTTACATCATACGGCCACAATGCATTCCTTGAATATGGAACGCCTCAACCGGATGGCTCGTAAAATGAAAACTTCCATTTTTGTTAAGAATGGTCCGTCCTATGCAGGGCTTGGATTTAGTGGTGAGGGTACGACAACCTTTACAATTGCTACACCTACTGGGGAATCTACTACATCGGCTCGTTGCTTTGCACGACGTCGTAGATGTTGCTTAACAACAGGATTTAATATTCGATAG
- the pduM gene encoding PduM family microcompartment protein has product MDALVKLVLERLEKRMTSTATFMVTECNSYDEHILLQNQLISFAGIDYGHLRELMCDTLVPWVAYLHRALAYDCEVTIHLAVPVTSLMNPSVILDWPIKFLDKFGRPIYASHQAWITTSFVRSCESQSIIVIYRGQRFTMAARDEIERLGITIIEGNEKYASR; this is encoded by the coding sequence ATGGATGCATTAGTTAAACTGGTGCTAGAACGCCTAGAAAAGCGCATGACATCCACTGCTACTTTTATGGTCACAGAGTGCAATAGCTATGATGAGCATATATTGTTGCAGAACCAACTCATTTCTTTCGCTGGTATAGATTATGGTCATTTACGAGAGTTAATGTGCGATACATTGGTGCCTTGGGTTGCCTATTTACATCGTGCATTAGCGTATGACTGTGAGGTGACGATACACCTAGCAGTTCCTGTAACCTCGTTGATGAATCCATCAGTCATTCTAGATTGGCCTATCAAATTTCTAGATAAATTTGGTCGTCCTATATATGCCAGTCATCAAGCGTGGATAACGACCTCTTTTGTTAGATCTTGTGAAAGTCAGTCTATTATCGTCATATATAGGGGACAACGGTTCACCATGGCTGCTCGAGATGAAATCGAGCGCTTAGGTATCACAATAATTGAAGGGAACGAGAAGTATGCAAGTCGGTAA
- the pduL gene encoding phosphate propanoyltransferase, with translation MDREQIRAIVREVIEAMFESSIPVGVSNRHVHLCQEDWDILFPDQAITKKSDLKQTGEFASEQTVTLVGPKGVIQNVRVLGPLRKQSQVEVSLTDARALGIKPPIVLSGHLESAVEITLCTENGEITKPICIVAKRHIHMSPDDAKRLNVNDGDSVNVELQTPERTTVFGDVIVRAVPGFVLEFHIDTDEANAANVQGTVMARIVQ, from the coding sequence ATGGATCGGGAACAGATTCGTGCTATCGTACGAGAAGTGATCGAAGCCATGTTCGAATCGTCCATTCCCGTAGGTGTGAGCAATAGACATGTCCATCTATGTCAGGAGGACTGGGATATATTATTCCCTGACCAGGCTATTACTAAAAAAAGTGACTTAAAACAAACTGGAGAATTTGCTTCAGAACAAACAGTTACTTTAGTGGGGCCTAAAGGGGTCATTCAAAATGTCCGCGTATTAGGTCCCCTTAGAAAACAGTCACAAGTAGAGGTATCTTTGACCGATGCTCGTGCATTGGGTATAAAACCTCCTATTGTGCTATCTGGTCATTTAGAATCAGCCGTAGAGATTACTTTATGTACGGAAAACGGGGAAATTACAAAACCTATTTGCATCGTTGCAAAACGACATATTCATATGTCACCTGATGATGCAAAACGGCTTAATGTAAACGATGGCGATAGCGTTAATGTTGAACTTCAAACGCCAGAACGCACTACTGTATTTGGTGATGTCATCGTTCGGGCTGTACCTGGTTTTGTCCTAGAATTCCATATTGATACAGATGAGGCAAACGCTGCCAATGTACAAGGTACAGTGATGGCGAGAATTGTACAGTAA
- the pduA gene encoding propanediol utilization microcompartment protein PduA: MTQEALGMVETKGLVGAIEAADAMLKAANVELVGNEKIGSGLVTVMVRGDVGAVKAAVDAGAAAAERVGVVISTHVIPRPHKDVEGILPTKGE, translated from the coding sequence ATGACACAAGAAGCATTAGGTATGGTGGAAACTAAGGGTCTAGTAGGCGCTATTGAAGCAGCTGATGCAATGCTTAAAGCAGCTAATGTGGAACTCGTAGGCAATGAAAAAATTGGCTCTGGTCTCGTTACTGTTATGGTTCGTGGTGATGTAGGTGCTGTAAAAGCTGCTGTAGACGCAGGTGCAGCTGCTGCAGAACGGGTAGGTGTTGTTATCTCTACTCATGTAATTCCAAGACCACATAAAGATGTAGAAGGTATTTTACCAACAAAGGGTGAATAA
- a CDS encoding nicotinate-nucleotide--dimethylbenzimidazole phosphoribosyltransferase has product MDKVFEEQLNQFILNKAIIPKSLGLWERYFKKMCLAWQDMKPEIQAQHIIFSADNGISVDGLIGYNYEITRKQSQNMIDGKSAVANYCIFNHIPYEVVDVGIACPQGIGINRKVAQGTKNILDGAAMSDEEFDLAYQAGYNRVVYYAESGINLFSFGEMGVGNTTTSAAVLSGLTKLDPRITVGPGSGPDEEAYMNQKREFVRTALSHHKGHLNSPKEVISRVGGFDIAAITGAMVACTDLHIPFVIDGYITAVAMACATQMNGDAPLYGIPSHYSREVGMAAALAYANIRLDEVPIHGQMALGEGTGAVLMVQLLKTAHFAFMNIGTMVELLEK; this is encoded by the coding sequence ATGGACAAAGTGTTTGAAGAACAACTTAATCAATTTATTTTAAATAAGGCGATCATTCCAAAAAGCTTGGGTCTATGGGAACGATATTTCAAAAAAATGTGTCTCGCTTGGCAAGATATGAAACCTGAGATTCAGGCTCAGCATATTATCTTTTCTGCAGATAATGGTATTTCCGTAGATGGTCTAATCGGTTATAACTATGAGATTACTCGTAAACAGTCTCAGAATATGATTGATGGTAAAAGTGCAGTTGCTAATTACTGTATCTTTAACCATATTCCTTATGAAGTGGTAGATGTAGGCATTGCGTGCCCACAAGGTATTGGGATAAATCGAAAGGTAGCTCAAGGCACAAAGAATATATTAGATGGTGCTGCTATGAGTGATGAAGAGTTTGACCTAGCATACCAAGCTGGATATAACCGAGTTGTTTACTATGCAGAATCGGGTATCAATCTATTTTCCTTTGGCGAAATGGGTGTTGGTAATACAACTACTTCAGCAGCTGTTCTGAGTGGCCTTACAAAACTAGACCCACGGATAACTGTAGGTCCTGGATCTGGCCCTGATGAAGAGGCCTACATGAATCAAAAAAGAGAGTTTGTACGTACTGCACTATCTCATCATAAGGGACACTTAAATAGTCCTAAAGAGGTAATTAGCCGCGTAGGAGGCTTTGATATAGCCGCTATTACAGGTGCTATGGTGGCTTGTACAGACTTACATATCCCATTTGTAATCGATGGATATATTACAGCCGTTGCCATGGCTTGTGCTACTCAAATGAATGGAGACGCTCCATTATACGGTATTCCATCTCATTATTCTCGCGAGGTAGGGATGGCCGCAGCATTGGCTTATGCAAATATTCGTCTTGATGAAGTTCCAATCCATGGACAAATGGCGTTAGGTGAAGGTACTGGTGCTGTACTCATGGTACAACTACTTAAAACAGCGCACTTTGCCTTTATGAATATAGGTACTATGGTGGAACTATTAGAAAAATAA
- a CDS encoding 1-propanol dehydrogenase PduQ: MNKWTFPTQIYAGPDSLNRLTAFSNESILIICDPFLKDSPSLTYVMGLMDSKNKVTIYTDVVPDPPITHVVKGIEFMEGIKPTVIIAIGGGSCIDMSKGIAYFGRKLKHMDIKSFIAVPTTSGTGSEVTSFAVLTDSETQIKYPLMDDAVSPDEALLTPLFVKTSPPNVTAFSGMDVLVHALEAYVATSANNFTDALAQQAIELVFEYLPKCYKSTATDQDRMSMHEASCLAGLSFNKAGVGLVHAMAHQLGGQFHVPHGLANSMLLLYVIGFNCSRNQEVAKKYAHLSAKLGFASHKASDGDKIGALLEAIVKLQRTLECPMTLTEFGVDKATSEPKLNLMADRALEDMCYRFNPYPANHDDLIGLYKKIL; encoded by the coding sequence ATGAATAAATGGACTTTTCCAACCCAGATTTATGCAGGGCCAGATTCGTTAAATCGTCTTACAGCATTTTCTAATGAATCTATCCTTATCATATGCGATCCATTTTTAAAAGATTCTCCAAGCCTTACGTATGTGATGGGGTTAATGGACAGTAAAAATAAGGTAACCATCTACACTGATGTGGTACCTGATCCACCGATTACGCATGTAGTAAAGGGTATTGAGTTTATGGAAGGCATTAAACCAACTGTAATCATTGCCATAGGTGGGGGCTCCTGTATCGATATGAGTAAGGGCATTGCTTACTTTGGTCGTAAGTTAAAGCATATGGATATCAAATCCTTTATTGCTGTTCCTACTACTAGTGGAACTGGATCAGAAGTGACCTCTTTTGCTGTTCTTACAGATAGCGAAACACAAATTAAATATCCTCTTATGGATGATGCGGTATCACCAGATGAAGCATTATTAACGCCATTATTTGTAAAAACATCGCCTCCAAATGTTACTGCTTTTAGCGGTATGGATGTTCTTGTTCATGCGCTTGAAGCCTATGTAGCAACGTCTGCAAATAATTTTACTGATGCGTTGGCACAGCAAGCAATTGAGCTTGTCTTTGAATACCTACCAAAATGTTATAAGTCAACAGCCACAGACCAAGATCGCATGTCAATGCACGAAGCATCATGCCTTGCAGGACTTTCCTTTAACAAGGCTGGCGTGGGTCTCGTTCATGCCATGGCACATCAGTTGGGTGGGCAATTTCATGTACCTCATGGACTAGCTAACAGTATGCTTTTGCTTTATGTGATTGGATTTAATTGCTCTCGTAACCAAGAGGTGGCCAAGAAATATGCCCATCTATCTGCTAAGTTGGGCTTTGCATCGCATAAAGCATCCGATGGAGATAAAATAGGTGCATTACTAGAGGCGATTGTAAAACTACAACGAACTTTAGAATGTCCAATGACACTGACTGAATTTGGTGTAGATAAGGCTACATCTGAACCAAAACTTAACCTCATGGCAGATAGAGCACTAGAGGATATGTGTTATAGATTTAATCCATACCCAGCTAACCATGATGATCTTATCGGATTATATAAAAAGATTTTGTAA